The following is a genomic window from Epinephelus moara isolate mb chromosome 17, YSFRI_EMoa_1.0, whole genome shotgun sequence.
acttcttcttctgttctctCGTTGCAGTTTTTTCCATCTCACTTTCGTTCTCCTCTTTCGATCGGCTGCCCGTATTTTCAGTCCatccctccttcttcttctgttctctTGTAGCCATTTTTTCCACCTCACTTTTGCTCTTCTCTTTTGATCGACTGTCAGGTTTTTCAGTTGTTTCCTGCGTcgtcttcttcttttctcttgttGCCATTTTTTCCAACTCGctgtctttcttctctttcGATCCCTTCTcatgttttttggttgtttccTCTGACTTCTGTTCTCTCGTTGCAGTTTTTTCCACCTCACTTTCGTTCTTCTCTTTTGATCGGCTGCCTGTATTTTCAGTCGttccctccttcttcttctgttctctCGTTGCCATTTTTTCCACCTCGCTGTCGTTCTTCTCTTTCGATCCCTTCTcatgttttttggttgtttcctctgacttcttcttctgttctctTGTCACCAGTTTTTCCATCTCGCTTTCGGTCTTCTCTTTCGATTCGCTGTcaatttttttggttgtttccTCTGACTTCTTCTGTTCTCTCGTTGCCATTTTTTCCACCTTGCTGTCGTTCTTCTCTTTCGATCCCTTCTCAGGTTTTTTGGTTGTTTCCTCTGATGACTTCTTCTGTTCTCTCGTTGCAATTTTTTCCATCTCACTTTCGCTCTTCTCTTTCGACCTGCTGCCTGTATTTTCAGTCGttccctccttcttcttctgttctctTGTTGCCATTTTTTCCACCTCGCTGTCGTTCTTCTTCTCTTGCAATTTTGATGTCACTTTCTGCGTTTTTTGCTCCTCTTCGTTCTTCTTCAGCATTGTCTCATTTTCCCTTTTACCTTTTTTGTCCTTCTCTACCTCCACTACGttcttgtcttttttgtcaTCTGCCGCTGCTCTAGTTCTTTCAGACTTCCTCTCCACCTCTGAAATGGTTTCTACCTTTCGGTCATCAGATTTCTTCTCTTCAACTCTTTGCTCCTTCTCCTTCACCTTCTCTGAACTCTTTTTCTTATCTTCTACCTTTTCTTCTCTGCTGGccttctcttctttcttcttcttctcctcctctgctgctgctgccacctctttcttcttcttctcctcctctactGCTACAACAGCTGCAGTTCCTCCCATCATCGTCTTCACCTGAACCTTCGGTCCTTGTCCAGGCGTTGCTTTCACAATCTTTCCGATGATTTTCCTCTCGTCCTTCTTTTCTTCGTCTTTCTTCTCCTTCGCATCctcgtctttctttccctcATTCTTCATCTTGTCTTCTTTCTTCTGCCCGCTCtccttttcctttgtctttgcgTCATCTGTAGTTTTACTCGAGTCTGTCTTCTTGTCCTGCTCTGTCTTCTGTTCATCCTTCTTtacctccttcttcttctctgctgttgtcttctGGCTGGACGTCTTCCCTTCgtccttctcttctttttcaGCACTTCCTTTCTGTTTGACATCTGTCTTGCTGATGATCTTCTTAGTGTCGATCGCCTTGGTGAATGCTGATTCTTTCTCTTTCACCATCGTCTTCTCAGATGTCTTCTGACTCCTTGTATTTTTAAGCTCCACCTTCTTCTTTGCTCCATCCCCGGTTTTCCTGGTAAGAGTTTAAAATGAACATGTAAaacttattttaacattttaaatatcctcctgagagGCTGAGCTTTGTTTGATATGCatctttaatttctcctagctatttgggatcagtagggaTACAAAAACTAagcattgtctttgaacagtgagtagttttggggaaaaaatgatgcccccaaaaaattgggtttatttttaatagtcacaactgcatgaaaaaaactgtGTATTTTCAATGCCTAAATGTAGTTGTGCAAAAGCTAAAATACAAACAAGGTCACTGTTCAATTTTAAAATGGTTTGAAAGTGGtcatttcaacacctggtttTACCAGGTTACCTTTACACGGTTAACTGATGGAGGCGCACAAGAGTCTTCAAATCTATAATTATTTTGTGTGGCTGGGTTGACTGAAACAACTGCTGTCTTGTTTAAAATCAGGTGAGAAAATGTGCTTGAGTTTAAGTGTCTTTATATTTCACTTCTATACATGGATGCACCACTGCCAGGCTAACGTTACAAGCTAACCTTAGATTcttttagctaactttagcttcaAAGTTGTACCTGGTGGGTCAACCATTCCCAGAGGTCAGGTAAAATATCGCAAGGCAAACATTActcgctaacattagctaaattTAGCTATTATTTGCTACCTGCTAGATCAATGGttcccagaggtctggtgaaatGCTGTCAGTCTAACGTTACTAGCTAATGTTGGCTAATTCAAGCTACTATTTTCTACCAACTAGGTCAGTTGTTCAAGCTAACCTTAGATTCTTTTAGCCAACTTTAGCCACAATGTTTTACCTGGTGGGTCAATCATTCCCAGAGATCAGGTAAAACATCGTAAGGCAAACGTTACTtgctaatgttaaataaatttaGCAACTATTTGCTACCTACTAGGTAAATCGTTTCCAGAGGTTCAGTGAAAGTCTCAGGCAAACAttaccagctaacgttagctaaattTGGCTACTATTTACTACCTACTAGGTAAATCGTTGTTCAGTGAAAGTCTCAGGCAAACattactagctaacgttagctaactttagctactatTTGCTACCTGTTAGATCAATGGttcccagaggtctggtgaaatgctgtcaggctaacgttactagctaatgttagctaaatttAGATACTATTTTCTACTTACAACCTTAATTGTTTTCAGAGGTCTGGCAAGGCTCTGTTAGGCTAACATtactggctaacgttagctaaatgTAGTTACTATTTTCTATCTGCAAGCTTAATTATTTTTAGAGATCTGGCAAGGCTCTGTTAGGCTAACattgctagctaacgttagccaacttTAGCTACAATGTTTTACCTGGTGGGTCAATCATTCCCAGAGGTCAGGTAAAACATCGTAAGGCAAACGTtacttgctaatgttagctaaatttAGCAACTATTTGCTACCTACTAGGTAAATCGTTTCCAGAGGTTCAGTGAAAGTCTCAGGCAAACATTACTAGCTAACGGTAGCTAAATTTAGCTACTATTTACTACCTACTAGGTAAATCGTTGTTCAGTGAAAGTCTCAGGCAAACattactagctaacgttagctaactttagctactatTTTCTACCTACTAGGTAAATCATTTCCAGAGGTTTGGTGAAACTCTCAGGCAAACattactagctaacgttagctaactttagctactatTTGCTACCTGTTAGCTTAATGGttcccagaggtctggtgaaatgctgtcaggctaacattactagctaatgttagctaaatttAGATACTATTTTCTACCTACAAGCCTAATTGTTTTCAGAGGTCTGGCAAGGCTCTGTTAGGTTAACATtactggctaacgttagctaaatgTAGTTACTATTTTCTACCTTTTAGGTTAACTGTTAACTGGCAGAGGTCTGGTGAAACCCATGCTGTAATTGCGTCCAAGTTGAGGCGTGTTTAATACGACACTAGCGTTTATGTTTAAAATGAGTCGACTCTGCTCCTCCATCTTTAGTCTGGAGGAGCcatatgcaaagaagctattGCTGAAATTGATCAGATCTGTATACCACATTTAACTATTAAAGTTattaagcagaaaaaaaaaatccaaccataaaatctgatcaggttttgtccacttttATGTCGGAACTGTTTGTAGACTGACTTTGCTGAGatagctgccatcttgtttttacgtGGATTAACAgttagtgtattgtggtcttgATCCCACTACACTACACAAAGgtgtccatgaatgaggacaacCGGTCTGAGTTAAGCACAATGAAGTATTAGCTGCAGCAAACCCAGaatgtgtcctcatatgaggacgcagggtctcaggaggttaattCAGATGTGTGTTTCTTACTGAGGGCTCTTGGTCGTCTCCCTCCCCTTCACTCTCTCGTCCTTCAGCAGACCTCTCAGAGACTTCAACACACGGTCCCTACTGTCAGCCAGGCGGCGCTGTCGCTGCAgaccaaaaaacatatttaaatataaaatggagaagaagaagattatTTCTGAAGTTTACAGTCGTTAAAGTGTTGTGGCATGAGATTAAAAAGCAGCTTCACCTCCTCGTCCACAGAGCTGCCTCCCTTCTCATCCTCCGTCTTCTTCTTTGTcatctcttctttctttccttcctcagCTGCCTCcgttgttttcttcttctcttcctctttctctgctcTCCTCGTCTTCGCCCCTTCGCTCTCTCCGGTTTTCTCCTCCTCTatcaccttcttcttcttcatcatttCCTCTTTCAcctccttctcttctctcttcgTTCCTCGGccctcttctcttttctctgaCACTTCTCTAACAtcttttgttttcagctgctcCTCCTTTTCTGTCGTTCTTTTTCTTCCTTCGCTCCCAGACCGTGTTTCTCTCCTCAacttctcctctttctgtccTTCGCTGtcctcatttttatttttcttctcgTCCTCCTTCTGTCCCTCCTTCTCTGCTCTCCTTGTCTTCATCCCTTTGGTCTCTCCAgttttcttctcctctgctaCCTTCTTCTTTACCTCGTCTTTCTGCGCCTCCTTTTCtatcattttctttcttccttcacTCTCGGACCGTGTCTCTCTCCTCgtcttctcctctttctgtccTTCACCatcctcttttttcttctcctccttttgcCCCTCTTTTTCTGCCCTCCTCGTCTTCGTCCCTTCGGTCTCTCTGGTTTTCCCCTCCTCTGCgaccttcttcttctccttcatctcctcttgctgctcctccttttctctcattCTTTTTCTCCCCTCACTCTCTGACCTTgtttctctccttgtctccttctCACTCTTTCCTTTGCTGTCGTCTTGTTTCgttttcttctcttcctcctggTCTTCCTTcttgtctctcttcctcttgaCTCCTCGGCTCTCTGTGGTCTTCTCTTCTTCCGTTTTCTCTTTTGTTGTCACTTCTTTCTTCCCTTCCACACCTCCATCctgctttgttttcttctgtttctcctcttctaccctctcttttttctctccaacTTCTTTTgttctcttctcctccttctggTCGTCTTTCTCTGCCCTCCTTGTCTTCATCACTCGGCTCTCAGTGGActtattttcttctgttttgtctttcatcgtcacttctctcttctctttatcctcctcttcatctttctttctttttgttctttgaCTCTCTGATGTCTCTTTTGTTGTCACCTCTTTCTTTCCATCGCTGCCGTCCtgatttgttttcttctcttcatCCTTCTCGTCTCTTTTCCTCTTGACTCCTTGGCTCTCTGATgacttctcctcctcttcgtctTTCTGTCCTCTCTTGTTCCTCGACGTTTGTGTCGGAGCAGACTTTGGTTCTGCCGTCTCCAGTTTCTTGATGActgtttgaggaaaaaaaacacaagagaggaaaactttgtcaacatctgttttatctgacaagataaagttttcagtctgtttgtctGACTTCAGATCTTTGTTGGCACCGCAACTGACTCTAACCATCTGTTTAAAGAGTCAGCAGATCGTTGCTGTGATAAAAAGAATGGCGAGCTGTATTTGTGCGGTTGTGAGCCGGAATTAAAAAGTcactgtagccctttttaaacaggagttgtgcaaatttgcaggaaagcccaatcagtcttttttcagcattggcagtataaaaacaaaattggggagtgcagcaaaatgccgcctacctacttttgtttatacagaatgtgtctttttcggggcaatggggggcgtgagcaagtaacaaaacgtgtagctcagcgtgtgacgtaaacagtgacgtgggagggaagccgcggctggtcagtccttcggcgattctctcgtaagtcggcccgttcttcaccgtccccgtcatctgacggttaatggcctcttcgtttgcgaggacaaggagggcgcgcaattccttgtctccccagttgctcatctttacagtgtctgtcaggtttgtgtttccctcttgctactagctgctcgctaattcctgctatcagctgtttcctgtttatccaccaccagtggctcgcacgtgtggcgtcatcaacagctcctcccacaagtcttcaacagcccctcccgtggcagaaggccgcctcagtctgtttaaactaaaaaggttccaccaatatgtctaccctacttgcagcagcacagcagaggCTCTGTGTGTCGTTACCAACATCAGATTATGGAAGTATTGGAACATGACATAGATACTGGACTGAATGGGTCCTGACTCTACCTAAAGATAACTGATCATTagcagcgtgtgtgtgagtcttACTTGGAGTGGTGACAGCAGGAGTCACAGGTgtcctcttcttctgctgctcaGCATTTACctgacataaaaaaaacccccactgaTGTTAACTCTTGGTCGCCGACGAGACAATGAGACCTCCTATCCTACATTTATCACACACTACAACTTATGATGTCCTCCACTGTGAACCTTAAACACAACATGCATCTCATCTGATTATCATGAACATCTTTTACACAGAAACTCTTCACACTCCACATTAAGCTTGTTTAATGTCTGTAACAGTACATCCCAAACCCTCTCACCTCCTTGTTGTTCTCTGATGAAGTGGTACTTTCACTTCTCCCTCCTGCAGCTGACCTTCTGCCTCTTGTAGTCACAGCAGCCTCTGAAACATCTGGAGCCTGATCAGAAGTCTGTTTGGAGTCAGTCGTTTTCTCTGGAGCAGCTCTCAATGAAGCTCTTGTTGGAGTTTTagccacagcagcaacagtttcCTTTGTACTTGTAACTCTGCTTGCATCTGAAGTTGAAGTCTGTCTGGAGTCTGCCGTTTTCTCTGGAGCAGATCTCAGTGACGCTCTTGTTGGAGTTTTAgccacatcagcagcagcagtaactcTGCTTGCATCTGAAGTTGAAGTCTGTTTGGAGTCTGTCGTTTTCTCTGACGCAGATCTCAGTGACGCTCTTGTGGGAGTTTTAgccacatcagcagcagcagtaactcTGCTTGCATCTGAAGGTGAAGTCTGTTTGGAGTCGGCCGTGGTCACAGCAGGACCTGCAGGTGTCCTCTTCCTGTGCTGCTCGGCATCAAcctgacaaacaacaacaacaaacaaaaacaacaaacagaaaacaccaAAAATTTAACCAAAGATTGACGTGTCTTGTCAAAAAGCATATTCTATAAAGtgacagtgacctctgaccaccgAATTGTAAACAGTTCATCCTTCAGTCCAcctggacgtttgtgccaaatataaaAGCATTTCCTCACAGCTATCTTGAGATACTGTTTTCACAGTATACAtacagacgcaaggtcacagttaccttgaccATTAACCCCAAAACTCTTATCAGGTCATAGTTGATAAATTCCACTAAggcctttttgagatattgctttcacaagaataagacaggcaaggtcacagtgacctttgaccactagaTTTTAATTAGTTCATCCTTCAGTctaagtagatgtttgtgctaaatttgaataaattccctcaagggcatcttgagatattgcttacaccagaatgagacacaaggtcacagttaccttgaccATTAACCCCCAAAATCGTATCAGTTTATCGTTGAGTCCAGGTGaatatttgtgtaaaatttgGAGGAAAGAAAACCTCCCGCACAGTGTTCTTCAGATACCGCGTTCacaagagtgagacagacaaggCCACAGTTAGACCTCTGACgcccaaaatctaatcagggTATTGTTGAGaaagtagacgtttgtgccaaatctgaaaaggaaaaaaaaaaataattaaatttttttttggaaaaaattAATATTATAGTTGATTTAAAAGCTGACGTAAATAAAGTATGAGGAGCTGAAAACATGAGGTGTATGGAGAGAATTACACGAATAGAAATGTCAAATTcccatcatgtttttttcaaacGGTTTGAGCTCTGACTGGAGCTCTTTGAATCACCTCTTCTTCTGCTGTGGGCACCAGCTGAGAATCAGCTGTTTAAGCCTCTCACCTCCTTGTTGTTCTCTGATGAAGTGGTACTTTCACTTCTCCCTCCTGCTGCTGACCTTCTGCCTCTTGTAGTCACAGCAGCCTCTGAAACATCTGGAGCCTGATCAGAAGTCTGTTTGGAGTCTGTCGTTTTCTCTGGAGCAGATCTCAACGAAGCTCTTGTTGGAGTTTTagccacagcagcaacagtttcCTTTGTACTTGTAACTCTGCTTGCATCTGAAGTTGAAGTCTGTTTGGAGTCTGTCGTTTTCTCTGGAGCAGATCTCAATGAAGCTCTTGTGGGGGTTTtagccacagcagcagcaccagtaACTCTGCTCGGAGTATCTCTGCCGGCCACTGGTTTACTGTCAGGCTTTGCAGAGGCAGATTTACTGGGAGTGGATTTAGTGTCATTTGTGGTTTTACTGATAGAAGCTGGTTTAACAGGTGTAGGTTTAGCTAAAGAGGTCAGTTTATTGGGTGGAGTCTGTGTGTTGATCTGTGCTGGAACCTGAGGACACAACAGAACAGGACAAAGTACATTAGAACCAAAAATCATTCAATGTATTGAACAGAACTTattagaaaaatacacaaacGACAATTTTGACAACTGATTAAAGaggtcatatatatatatgatgtttCAACGTCTTCGACCACCGAAACCTCATCAGTTCGTCGCTGAGTCCAAGTTAACGTttgtgaagaaattccctcagtgtGTTCTTGAGACCTCAGGTTCACAAGACTAcgacagacgaggtcacagtgaccttgacctttgtccaccaaaaactaatcagtccATTGttgaggcgctctgagcatgctccacagtttctgcccctggctttgacccggaagtccaatagcattaaatgcgtaagagaagaagaagccggtaacaacatggagaaatctacatccagagccgtgactttttggacggaccaaatgtacagagctgtaaagttgtccaccatggtagcagttagctgctagctaaccgtagctaacttgtttgtccattgtttggtctgtgacgtaataggtcaacaggaaaaaggtccaatactaacaagctgaaagggggcatatctccacctatcgtagaggagtcgcacatacttggctcaataaatggattcccctcccgtgcttgtatactgggacaaggacagtaggccagttagatgtcctcgtccagctgggactgtagctccacttcactgtgactggagATGTACTGAGTGTCAGAGCTGAGGAGAGAGGATGTCAACCAATTAAACATTAAAGAGAAACAGACACTGACTTTGAGTTTACTCCCGACTCCTGGTGTGTTCTGGATCTCCCACATGCCCTCAGTGAAGCCTTTGATGCGGACGCCGCTGCCGTACTTCATCTTGTTTCGATTATAAGGAACGATGTTCTCTGGAGGGATGCTGCCTCTGAGGAAGGATGACAAAAACATGAATCACATTGAAATCGACACTGTTGATGGTGATGTAAACTGATCGTCAGCTGTGTGTACGTACATGTTGTGAGTCCCGAAGAAGAAGACCGGGACTCTCTTCTTGTATCCGCTATCCGACTTACagacctgaacacacacagaaatataacattaaacatcacagcacagaaatacacacctatgtacatttatttacagtgtgtgtgtgtgtgtgtgtgtgtgtgtgtgtgtgtgtgtaccctgCCAGGCCAGTGGGGGAACCCCTTCATCTTGGCAAACACCAAGTCTCCTGGTTTGAACTGGTCCCCGTTTTTCCCCGgcatcctgctgctgcagagctcgatcacacagaaacagcctgacagaaaacacagaccACATTTAGGCTTTAAATTCATCCACTGACGTCATCTTCACCTCCACCAGTGGGCACCAAGGTTGTTTTCACTTACAGCTAACAAGTACTTAGAGTGGAGATGTGTGTGATTTAATGACTACATGTTGCTACCCTCGCTCGTCAACACCAGAAATACGGGTCGGTTAAACTTGAGATTGAGAAATTGagattagtattattattattatatgcaTGTAATAATACCATTCGGTTATTTAAAAGTTAACCGTTTCAATTGGCCTTTTATATTACATGCAGTATTTTTTCAGGCAGTTTTTACCCTGAAATTGTGCTTAATTTTCACGGTTTTCTTACTTTTGTACGAGTCGACTAGCTGAAGCTAAAACCTCTGTTTAAACGTCAGGCAAATTCGTCGTTGGTTACATCTCAGATTTAAAGCCTTTTATTGAACTTAACCTCCACATCCTCGTCTCACAGACACATTTTCTTATCAACTTTATATTAAATAGACAGAGAACGCCTGCATTAGAATTTTATGTCTaacaagagacacaaactaAAACTGGCCACAATAGcctcttttccaccaacatttccaggaacttttattatcAGGAATTAATTTACCTGGgcaaaagaattcctggtaatctgtgt
Proteins encoded in this region:
- the psip1b gene encoding trichohyalin isoform X3: MPGKNGDQFKPGDLVFAKMKGFPHWPGRVCKSDSGYKKRVPVFFFGTHNIGSIPPENIVPYNRNKMKYGSGVRIKGFTEGMWEIQNTPGVGSKLKVPAQINTQTPPNKLTSLAKPTPVKPASISKTTNDTKSTPSKSASAKPDSKPVAGRDTPSRVTGAAAVAKTPTRASLRSAPEKTTDSKQTSTSDASRVTSTKETVAAVAKTPTRASLRSAPEKTTDSKQTSDQAPDVSEAAVTTRGRRSAAGGRSESTTSSENNKEVNAEQQKKRTPVTPAVTTPIIKKLETAEPKSAPTQTSRNKRGQKDEEEEKSSESQGVKRKRDEKDEEKKTNQDGSDGKKEVTTKETSESQRTKRKKDEEEDKEKREVTMKDKTEENKSTESRVMKTRRAEKDDQKEEKRTKEVGEKKERVEEEKQKKTKQDGGVEGKKEVTTKEKTEEEKTTESRGVKRKRDKKEDQEEEKKTKQDDSKGKSEKETRRETRSESEGRKRMREKEEQQEEMKEKKKVAEEGKTRETEGTKTRRAEKEGQKEEKKKEDGEGQKEEKTRRETRSESEGRKKMIEKEAQKDEVKKKVAEEKKTGETKGMKTRRAEKEGQKEDEKKNKNEDSEGQKEEKLRRETRSGSEGRKRTTEKEEQLKTKDVREVSEKREEGRGTKREEKEVKEEMMKKKKVIEEEKTGESEGAKTRRAEKEEEKKKTTEAAEEGKKEEMTKKKTEDEKGGSSVDEERQRRLADSRDRVLKSLRGLLKDERVKGRETTKSPQKTGDGAKKKVELKNTRSQKTSEKTMVKEKESAFTKAIDTKKIISKTDVKQKGSAEKEEKDEGKTSSQKTTAEKKKEVKKDEQKTEQDKKTDSSKTTDDAKTKEKESGQKKEDKMKNEGKKDEDAKEKKDEEKKDERKIIGKIVKATPGQGPKVQVKTMMGGTAAVVAVEEEKKKKEVAAAAEEEKKKKEEKASREEKVEDKKKSSEKVKEKEQRVEEKKSDDRKVETISEVERKSERTRAAADDKKDKNVVEVEKDKKGKRENETMLKKNEEEQKTQKVTSKLQEKKNDSEVEKMATREQKKKEGTTENTGSRSKEKSESEMEKIATREQKKSSEETTKKPEKGSKEKNDSKVEKMATREQKKSEETTKKIDSESKEKTESEMEKLVTREQKKKSEETTKKHEKGSKEKNDSEVEKMATREQKKKEGTTENTGSRSKEKNESEVEKTATREQKSEETTKKHEKGSKEKKDSELEKMATREKKKTTQETTEKPDSRSKEKSKSEVEKMATREQKKKEGWTENTGSRSKEENESEMEKTATREQKKKSEETTKKYEKGSKDKNKSEVEKMATREQKKKSEETTKKSDSKSKEKNESEVEKMTTSEQKKEGTTENTGSRSKEKNESEVEKMTTSEQKKEGTTENTGSRSKEKNESEMEKTATREQKKSEETTKKPDSELKEKNKKEIKKLATREQKKREQTSEKPDQRGSKEKKDGRAAAELTKKTELEQKRTEETKPQKKKSDKTTTGAAEKVQEKSKTEEAKSDKTREEEEEDRITKVEQVQQQKSSAMTLTDSTLHRIHGDIRISLKTDNPDISKCLTALDQLSMVYVTSKHVQRHSELIATLRKMRYYKANQAIMDKASMLYNRFKNTFLVGEGEEVVSAAFLRSLLEEKEREEAERAEHCAERLKREGVLQEVKRRMGKVKERRSSDGGGEEKEAKTEAPMDCP
- the psip1b gene encoding trichohyalin isoform X2, yielding MPGKNGDQFKPGDLVFAKMKGFPHWPGRVCKSDSGYKKRVPVFFFGTHNIGSIPPENIVPYNRNKMKYGSGVRIKGFTEGMWEIQNTPGVGSKLKVPAQINTQTPPNKLTSLAKPTPVKPASISKTTNDTKSTPSKSASAKPDSKPVAGRDTPSRVTGAAAVAKTPTRASLRSAPEKTTDSKQTSTSDASRVTSTKETVAAVAKTPTRASLRSAPEKTTDSKQTSDQAPDVSEAAVTTRGRRSAAGGRSESTTSSENNKEVNAEQQKKRTPVTPAVTTPIIKKLETAEPKSAPTQTSRNKRGQKDEEEEKSSESQGVKRKRDEKDEEKKTNQDGSDGKKEVTTKETSESQRTKRKKDEEEDKEKREVTMKDKTEENKSTESRVMKTRRAEKDDQKEEKRTKEVGEKKERVEEEKQKKTKQDGGVEGKKEVTTKEKTEEEKTTESRGVKRKRDKKEDQEEEKKTKQDDSKGKSEKETRRETRSESEGRKRMREKEEQQEEMKEKKKVAEEGKTRETEGTKTRRAEKEGQKEEKKKEDGEGQKEEKTRRETRSESEGRKKMIEKEAQKDEVKKKVAEEKKTGETKGMKTRRAEKEGQKEDEKKNKNEDSEGQKEEKLRRETRSGSEGRKRTTEKEEQLKTKDVREVSEKREEGRGTKREEKEVKEEMMKKKKVIEEEKTGESEGAKTRRAEKEEEKKKTTEAAEEGKKEEMTKKKTEDEKGGSSVDEERQRRLADSRDRVLKSLRGLLKDERVKGRETTKSPQKTGDGAKKKVELKNTRSQKTSEKTMVKEKESAFTKAIDTKKIISKTDVKQKGSAEKEEKDEGKTSSQKTTAEKKKEVKKDEQKTEQDKKTDSSKTTDDAKTKEKESGQKKEDKMKNEGKKDEDAKEKKDEEKKDERKIIGKIVKATPGQGPKVQVKTMMGGTAAVVAVEEEKKKKEVAAAAEEEKKKKEEKASREEKVEDKKKSSEKVKEKEQRVEEKKSDDRKVETISEVERKSERTRAAADDKKDKNVVEVEKDKKGKRENETMLKKNEEEQKTQKVTSKLQEKKNDSEVEKMATREQKKKEGTTENTGSRSKEKSESEMEKIATREQKKSSEETTKKPEKGSKEKNDSKVEKMATREQKKSEETTKKIDSESKEKTESEMEKLVTREQKKKSEETTKKHEKGSKEKNDSEVEKMATREQKKKEGTTENTGSRSKEKNESEVEKTATREQKSEETTKKHEKGSKEKKDSELEKMATREKKKTTQETTEKPDSRSKEKSKSEVEKMATREQKKKEGWTENTGSRSKEENESEMEKTATREQKKKSEETTKKYEKGSKDKNKSEVEKMATREQKKKSEETTKKSDSKSKEKNESEVEKMTTSEQKKEGTTENTGSRSKEKNESEVEKMTTSEQKKEGTTENTGSRSKEKNESEMEKTATREQKKSEETTKKPDSELKEKNKKEIKKLATREQKKREQTSEKPDQRGSKEKKDGRAAAELTKKTELEQKRTEETKPQKKKSDKTTTGAAEKVQEKSKTEEAKSDKTREEEEEDRITKVEQVQQQKSSAMTLTDSTLHRIHGDIRISLKTDNPDISKCLTALDQLSMVYVTSKHVQRHSELIATLRKMRYYKANQAIMDKASMLYNRFKNTFLVGEGEEVVSAAFLRSLLEEKEREEAERAEHCAERLKREGVLQEVKRRMGKVKERRSSDGGGEEKEAKTEAPMDCP